The Mucilaginibacter mallensis genome has a segment encoding these proteins:
- a CDS encoding holo-ACP synthase → MENKIFKSVNDIAADKKFAVGNDLVHLPTFLLSLTEPFKNKAYTPTEIAYCDQFSESALRYASTWAAKEAVYKAVKQLDPKALGWKKIEITRDKPGGQPNVTLHQHPGRFKISLSISHDGDYIWAIAFIEIS, encoded by the coding sequence ATGGAGAATAAAATATTCAAATCGGTTAATGATATAGCTGCTGATAAAAAATTCGCTGTCGGCAATGACCTTGTTCACCTGCCAACTTTCCTGCTCTCGCTAACCGAACCCTTCAAAAACAAAGCTTACACCCCTACTGAGATCGCTTATTGCGATCAGTTTAGTGAATCCGCATTACGCTACGCATCAACATGGGCAGCTAAAGAGGCTGTTTATAAAGCCGTAAAACAGCTCGATCCTAAAGCGCTCGGCTGGAAAAAAATAGAAATAACCCGCGATAAACCCGGCGGCCAACCGAACGTAACTTTACACCAGCATCCCGGCAGGTTTAAAATAAGTTTATCTATATCGCACGATGGCGATTATATTTGGGCGATTGCTTTTATCGAGATCAGTTAA
- a CDS encoding 1-acyl-sn-glycerol-3-phosphate acyltransferase, with the protein MIIKSKPLSPFFIKCFGFIIGLVFKRRSNKLIVKTVDLKPNHSYILMCNHFSFWDGFWAFYMCYKYFNKPGGVKRIYAMSLKKQMLKNKWLQYIGSFSVEPGKRSIQESFDYAAEILSQPGNLLLFYPQGKLESMHVRNIKFDEGLYEIVTRIKGDCQLIWCSNVVEYFESLRPTLHATMLDCGTNHDFNFDELKQKVNKHHIKCIESNIRYTDEGITYK; encoded by the coding sequence ATGATCATCAAATCAAAACCATTATCTCCTTTCTTCATCAAATGTTTCGGTTTTATCATAGGCCTTGTTTTTAAACGCCGATCAAATAAACTGATCGTAAAAACGGTAGACTTAAAACCCAACCACTCTTACATATTAATGTGTAATCATTTTAGTTTTTGGGATGGTTTTTGGGCATTTTATATGTGCTATAAATACTTTAACAAACCGGGTGGTGTGAAACGTATTTATGCCATGTCGTTAAAAAAACAGATGTTAAAAAATAAATGGTTGCAGTATATCGGCAGCTTTTCAGTTGAGCCGGGCAAACGCTCCATACAGGAAAGCTTTGATTATGCCGCCGAAATATTATCCCAACCCGGCAACCTACTGCTATTTTACCCACAAGGAAAACTGGAAAGTATGCATGTAAGAAACATTAAATTTGATGAGGGCTTATATGAAATTGTTACCCGCATAAAAGGCGATTGCCAGCTGATATGGTGCAGCAACGTTGTAGAATACTTTGAAAGTTTGCGCCCTACCCTGCATGCTACCATGCTGGATTGCGGCACAAATCATGATTTTAATTTTGATGAGTTAAAGCAGAAAGTAAACAAACACCATATCAAATGCATTGAAAGCAATATCCGCTACACCGATGAAGGGATAACATATAAGTGA
- a CDS encoding alpha/beta fold hydrolase, whose product MTSHYFENALVKLHYYKFGNGPQSMLCFHGYGMHGKQFLLLEPALGSKYTFFGFDLFFHKETKLTDQSLEAVKARITKKQFAALIEEFCAYEHIDRFSVIGYSMGTHYVTAVVEELGSRVDEYIVAAPSSIYPGKLIEFFSKYKLGNKLLEKLVLSEKALINMLNLCKWLGFIDDVGRNILYKEIDTPELRFNLYASFIYLRLFETDEAQLIKTLTEYNIRSIFIFGKRDKMYPPSIGKAFFAKFKQAEIVILDEHHELINKNFVSALSGLLL is encoded by the coding sequence TTGACATCACATTACTTTGAAAACGCATTAGTTAAGCTCCATTATTACAAATTTGGTAATGGGCCGCAGTCTATGCTATGTTTTCACGGTTATGGCATGCATGGCAAACAGTTCTTATTGCTGGAGCCAGCGCTTGGCAGCAAATACACTTTTTTCGGTTTCGATCTTTTCTTTCACAAGGAAACCAAGCTAACCGATCAAAGCCTTGAAGCGGTAAAGGCCCGCATCACCAAAAAACAATTTGCCGCGCTTATTGAGGAATTTTGTGCTTATGAGCATATTGATCGCTTTTCGGTAATCGGATATTCAATGGGTACACACTATGTAACCGCTGTGGTAGAGGAACTGGGTAGCCGGGTTGATGAGTACATTGTTGCCGCGCCATCGTCCATATATCCCGGTAAGCTGATAGAGTTTTTCAGCAAATACAAGCTCGGCAATAAACTGCTGGAGAAATTAGTATTGAGCGAAAAGGCACTCATCAACATGCTTAACCTCTGCAAATGGCTCGGGTTTATTGATGATGTGGGACGTAATATTTTATATAAGGAGATCGATACGCCCGAGTTACGTTTTAACCTGTATGCCTCTTTTATTTACCTGCGCCTGTTTGAAACCGATGAAGCACAATTAATAAAAACACTTACTGAATATAACATTCGCAGCATATTTATATTTGGCAAACGCGATAAAATGTACCCGCCATCAATAGGCAAGGCTTTTTTCGCTAAATTTAAACAGGCCGAAATTGTAATTTTAGATGAGCACCATGAGCTTATCAACAAAAACTTTGTTTCCGCGTTATCTGGTTTATTGCTATGA
- a CDS encoding enoyl-ACP reductase FabI, which yields MINNTNKVAVIFGVRNDSSIAYNVALKLHQSGCKITLSYVADTKDEVMYLMKKLGMDTRFAMEVDVRNEAQITAFLQTVHDGLGPIDYILHGVAFGNQQVMCYTLPGSKEEPSTYINIPFEDFMDSFNISAYSLLRVARVAEPLLAPNASILTLTYNASQRVFPQYAGMAINKAALENIVLYLASYFRGKKIRVNAISAGLVMTTSAGVISGARTLRKMGKFTAPLGNIDAGDVGDTALYYFSDLSKKVTGNIHYVDGGFNIMGVAVDGE from the coding sequence ATGATCAACAATACAAATAAAGTCGCGGTAATATTTGGAGTTAGGAACGATAGTTCCATAGCTTATAATGTGGCTTTAAAACTACATCAATCAGGTTGTAAAATAACATTGAGCTATGTTGCCGATACCAAAGATGAAGTAATGTACCTGATGAAAAAACTGGGCATGGATACCCGTTTTGCCATGGAAGTTGATGTAAGGAATGAAGCACAAATAACAGCTTTTCTGCAAACAGTTCATGATGGCCTGGGCCCAATTGATTATATATTGCATGGTGTTGCCTTTGGTAACCAGCAGGTGATGTGCTATACACTGCCGGGCAGTAAGGAAGAGCCATCAACTTATATCAATATCCCTTTTGAGGATTTTATGGATTCCTTTAACATCAGCGCTTACTCTCTGCTCAGGGTAGCACGTGTTGCCGAGCCGCTGCTTGCGCCAAACGCGTCTATATTAACACTTACTTATAACGCTTCACAAAGGGTATTTCCGCAATATGCGGGCATGGCCATAAATAAAGCGGCGCTGGAAAATATTGTACTGTACCTGGCCAGTTATTTCAGGGGGAAGAAGATCAGGGTAAATGCTATTTCGGCAGGTTTGGTTATGACCACCTCTGCAGGGGTGATCAGTGGCGCGCGTACCTTACGCAAAATGGGCAAATTCACCGCTCCGCTGGGTAATATTGATGCCGGCGATGTTGGCGATACCGCTTTATATTATTTCTCCGATCTATCGAAAAAAGTGACCGGCAATATTCATTATGTTGATGGTGGTTTTAATATTATGGGCGTGGCAGTAGATGGAGAATAA